A single genomic interval of Takifugu flavidus isolate HTHZ2018 chromosome 19, ASM371156v2, whole genome shotgun sequence harbors:
- the cdc40 gene encoding pre-mRNA-processing factor 17 has product MSAAISSLVSYGSDSDPENDSESNKSTEKEDQTHPDATAHLQPLESGHTMSLALLNAAPEVPVKEAVMTGSYLDPSLKEVAFNPTYETMFSPEFGPTNPFNNQQMAAARNMLSGYAEPAHLNDFMFEQQRRTFSTFGYALDPSVDSNQISSSSFIGAVDEAEKNKGLTVFDSGHKKPDKRKKIKGGDAEEIDNFLGPWAKYVDEKSVAKPTEEEKKELDEITAKRQKRGKIQDEAPGEEKTILHIKDMYDYQGRSYLHIPQDVGVSLRSSDAPDKCYLPKKQLHVWSGHTKGVSGIRLFPKSGHLLLSCSMDCKIKLWEVYKERRCIRTFIGHSKAVRDICFNNTGSQFLSAAYDRYLKLWDSETGKCISHFTNRKVPYCVKFNPDEDKQNLFVAGMSDKKIVQWDIRTGEVVQEYDRHLGAVNTITFVDENRRFVSTSDDKSLRVWEWDIPVDFKYIAEPSMHSMPAVTLSPNSKWLACQSMDNQILIFGAQNRFRLNKKKIFKGHMVAGYACQVDFSPDMSYVVSGDADGKLNIWDWKTTKLYHRIKAHDKVCISALWHPHETSKVITCGWDGQIKLWD; this is encoded by the exons ATGTCTGCCGCCATATCTTCCCTCGTTTCCTACGGGAGCGATTCTGATCCTGAAAATGATTCGGAATCTAACAAAAGCACCGAAAAAGAGGACCAAACGCACCCAGACGCCACAGCCCATCTCCAACCCTTGGAATCCGGACATACGATGTCGTTGGCGCTCCTCAATGCTGCTCCGGAGGTTCCTGTTAAA GAGGCTGTTATGACTGGCTCATACCTGGACCCATCATTAAAAGAAGTCGCCTTCAATCCGACGTATGAAACCATGTTTTCACCAGAG TTTGGCCCAACAAACCCATTTAATAACCAGCAGATGGCTGCAGCCAGGAACATGTTATCTGGTTATGCAGAACCTGCCCACCTGAATGACTTCATGTTTGAACAGCAAAGGAGAACCTTCTCCACCTTTG GTTACGCTTTAGATCCATCTGTTGACTCCAACCAGATATCCTCTAGTAGCTTCATTGGGGCAGTAGATGAAGCTGAGAAAAATAAAG GGCTAACTGTGTTTGATAGTGGACATAAGAAGCcagataaaaggaaaaaaatcaaaggaggCGATGCAGAAGAGATTGACAACTTCCTTGGTCCGTGGGCGAAATACGTAGATGAGAAATCTGTGGCCAAGCCAACAGAG gaggagaaaaaggaactGGATGAGATCACAGCCAAGAGGCAGAAGAGGGGAAAGATTCAGGATGAGGctccaggagaggagaaaaccaTCCTTCATA TCAAAGACATGTATGACTACCAGGGCAGATCTTACCTCCATATCCCACAGGATGTGGGTGTCAGTCTTCGGTCTTCAGATGCTCCAGATAAGTGTTATCTGCCCAAGAAACAGCTTCATGTTTGGTCTGGACACACTAAG GGGGTCAGTGGAATCCGGCTATTTCCCAAgtctggtcacctgctgctctcctgctccatGGACTGTAAAATCAAG CTGTGGGAGGTTTACAAAGAAAGAAGATGCATACGGACATTTATCG GCCACAGCAAAGCAGTGCGAGATATCTGCTTCAACAACACTGGTTCCCAGTTCCTCAGTGCAGCCTACGACCGCTATCTCAAACTCTGGGACtctgagacag GCAAATGCATCTCACACTTCACCAACAGGAAGGTCCCGTACTGTGTCAAATTCAACCCCGACGAGGACAAACAGAACCTCTTTGTGGCCGGGATGTCAGATAAGAAGATTGTTCAG TGGGACATTAGGACAGGCGAGGTGGTGCAGGAGTATGACCGTCACCTGGGAGCCGTCAACACCATCACCTTCGTGGATGAAAATCGTCGATTTGTCAGTACATCAGATGACAAGAGTCTTCGTGTGTGGGAGTG GGACATCCCTGTGGACTTCAAATACATCGCAGAGCCCAGCATGCACTCCATGCCGGCTGTGACGCTTTCTCCCAATA GTAAGTGGCTCGCCTGTCAGTCCATGGACAATCAGATCCTGATTTTTGGGGCACAGAACCGCTTCAGACTGAACAAGAAGAAGATCTTCAAAGGTCACATGGTAGCAGGGTATGCCTGCCAGGTGGACTTCTCCCCAGACATGAG TTATGTGGTGTCTGGAGATGCAGATGGAAAGCTGAACATATGGGACTGGAAGACCACCAAGCTTTACCACCGGATCAAGGCTCACGACAAGGTGTGCATCAGCGCCCTGTGGCATCCGCACGAGACCTCCAAGGTCATCACCTGCGGGTGGGATGGACAGATAAAACTCTGGGACTAG